The Prionailurus bengalensis isolate Pbe53 chromosome B1, Fcat_Pben_1.1_paternal_pri, whole genome shotgun sequence genomic interval cttccagatgttaagtcccgcttgctgtccgaacacactccgtccggcacctctgcttttgcaagccagacttggggactctgcttggccggcaggctggcCCTCCGCcgggctccctcccaccagtccgtgtagcgtgcaccgcctctccacccttcctaccctcttccgtgggcctctcatctgcgcttggctccggagactccgttctgctagacttctggtggttttctgggttatttaggcaggtgtaggtggaatctgagtggtcagcaggacgcggtgagcccagagtcctcctacgctgccatctttccccccatcctttttttttttaaatataatttattgtcatattggctaacatgcagtgtgtaaagtgtgctcttggtttttggggtagagtcctgtggttcattgcttatatacaatacccagtggtcatcccaacaagtgacctcctcaatgaccattacccattttcccctctccccccccatcaaccctcagtttgttctctgtatttaatagtctcttatgctttgcttccctccctctctgtttgtaactaattttccccctccccttcccccatggtcttctgttaagtttctcaagatccacatatgagtgaaaacatatgacatctgtctttgtctgagtgacttatttcactcagcataacaccttccaattccatccacgttgctaatggcatgatttcattttttctcattgccaagtactattccattgtatatataaaccacatcttctttatccattcatcagttgatggacatttaggttttatccataatttggctaatgttgaaagtgctgctataaacattggggtgcaagtgcccctatgcatcagcactcctgtatggGTAAATTCccattgggtaaattcctagtagtgctattgctgggtcactgggtagttctatttttaattttttgaggaaactccacactgttttccagagtggctgcaccagtttgcattcccaccagcaatgcaggagggttcccgtttctccacatcctcaccagcatctatagtttcctgatttgttcattttagccactctgtggtgaggtggtatctcagtgtggttttgatttgtatttccctgatgatgagtgatgttgagcatattttcatgtgtctcttggccatctggatgtcttctttggaaaagtgtctattcatgccttttgcccatttcttcactggattatttgtttttcaggtgttgagtttggtaagttctttatagattttggatactaacccttcatccgatgtgtcatttgcaaatatcttttcccattctattggttgccttttagttttgttgattgtttcctttgcagtgtagaagcttttatcttgatgaggtcccaatagttcatctttgcttttaattcccttgcctttggagatgtgtcgagcaagaaattgctgcagctgaggtcaaagaggttttttcctgctttctcatctagggttttgatggttacctgtctcacatttaggtctttcatccattttgagtttatttttgtgtgtggtgtaagaaagtggtctagtttcattcttctgcttgttgctgtccagttctcacagcaccatttgctaaagggactgtctttttttccattgggtactctttcctgctttgtcaaagcttatttggccgtatgtttgtgggtccaactctgggttctctattctattccattggtctgtttttgtgccaatactgtactatcttgatgattacagctttgtagtagaggctaaagtctgggattgtgatgcctcccactttggttttctttttcaacattattttggctattcgggggccttttgtggttccatacaaattttaggattgcttgttctagctttgagaagaatgcttgtgcaattttgattgggattgcattgaatgtgtagatagctttgggtagtattgacattttaacaatatttattcttccaatatatgagcatggaatgcttttccatttctttgtgtcttcttcaatttccttcataagctttctatagttttcagcatacagatattttacatctttggttaggtttattcctaggtattttatggttcttggtgcaattctgaatgggatcagtttcttgatttctctttctaacAGTACACACATCCTTAACTCAACTTTGTGGTCATGGTGAGGCATTACTGACCAGGGAGCAGGATCTGATAGCTTCCCActtaaatatgctttttaaataggTATAAGCTTACTGTTTCTACACTGCTGTCTACATTCAAAGGGAACCACTGTACAGAGAATAGCATTTAAGAATCATTATGTAAAATAGGGACGTGTTGTAAATCCCAGTGTGCTGGAGCAATGTTCCTGTTATTCTGTCCTAGTCACAGCTCTGGTGGCCAGTATAGAAAGGGGAACAAATTCTTTCCTTGATAAAATGTATCAGAATGCTAAAAGTCACGGCCTACTGTGTTAACATCAGAGAAGGGAAGATCCCAGATGTGTAAGGAAGCCTGAGGGATAAGAGGGCTAGAGAAAATGAATCTTCGAAAGACATTTATTCTTCACATTGGTGGCACAAGCAAGAATACACATAATACACAGTAAGGCAGGTACCCAAATTTCAAAGGTGGGGCTAGGATTCTGGGAAGAGAGTGGTGTATGGCTGTAGGCACAAGAGCTGGGGTGTTTTAGAAAACTTCCCAAGAACACTGTTCTTGGCTTTACGTGCATAGACAGGCTGGATCTAGAGAGAATTGCAGATATACATTGTATGGAATCTCTCACTTTGCActtacaaagttttattttttatttctgcaaaataatattttccgTAGCCATATGTTGATTGGTAGTCATATCTGATTGCATTGCTAAAAGCATTTTTACTGGAAATGAAGTCTTGTTTTGCACTCAGTGAAGTTCACTGAgggttattttagaaaaaattccTAATGgcataaaagtgaaaaacattaaaaaaatttttttttctattttaggttACTTGGAACAAGGACTGCTGGTAAAGGAAGAGGTTAAACtcatagagaaatataaatcaaacttGCAATTTAAACTTGATTTTATATCACTGATACCAACTGATCTGCTGTATTTTAAGCTAGGGTGGAACTATCCAGAAATTAGATTGAACAGACTGTTAAGGATCTCTAGGATGTTTGAATTCTTCCAGAGAACAGAAACGAGAACAAACTACCCAAACATCTTCAGGATTTCTAATCTTGTTATGTATATTGTCATCATTATCCACTGGAATGCATGTGTGTACTTCTCTATTTCCAAAGCTATTGGATTTGGAAATGACACATGGGTGTATCCTGATGTTAATGATCCTGAATTTGGCCGTTTGGCTAGAAAATATGTGTACAGCCTTTACTGGTCTACACTGACTTTGACCACAATTGGTGAAACACCACCTCCTGTGAGGGATTCTGAGTTTGTCTTTGTGGTGGTTGATTTCTTAATCGGAGTGTTAATTTTTGCTACCATCGTTGGTAACATAGGTTCTATGATTTCCAACATGAATGCTGCCAGAGCAGAATTTCAAGCAAGAATTGATGCAATCAAGCAATATATGCATTTTCGAAATGTaagcaaagatatggaaaagaGAGTTATTAAATGGTTCGACTATCTGTGGACCAACCAAAAAACGGTTGATGAGAGAGAAGTCTTGAAGTATCTACCTGATAAGCTGAGAGCAGAGATCGCCATCAACGTTCACttagacacattaaaaaaagtgcgTATTTTTGCGGACTGTGAAGCTGGTCTCTTGGTGGAGTTGGTCTTGAAATTACAGCCCCAAGTCTACAGTCCTGGAGATTACATTTGCAAGAAAGGGGATATCGGGCGAGAGATGTACATCATCAAGGAGGGGAAACTGGCTGTGGTGGCAGATGATGGAAtcactcagtttgtggtattgAGTGATGGTAGCTACTTTGGTGAGATCAGTATCCTTAACATTAAAGGTAGCAAAGCTGGCAATCGAAGAACAGCCAATATTAAAAGCATTGGCTACTCAgatctcttctgtctctcaaaagatgaCCTCATGGAAGCTCTGACTGAGTACCCAGATGCCAAAACTAtgttagaagagaaaggaaggcaaatCCTGATGAAAGATGGCCTGCTGGATATAAATGTCGCAAATGCTGGAAGTGATCCTAAGGATCTTGAGGAGAAGGTCACCCGAATGGAGGGGTCCGTAGACCTCTTGCAAACGAGGTTTGCTCGGATCCTGGCGGAGTATGAGTCAATGCAGCAGAAACTGAAGCAAAGACTCACTAAGGTCGAGCGATTTCTGAAACCACTTATTGACACAGAATTTTCAGCTCTTGAAGGATCTGGAGTTGAAAGTGGGCCCATGGACTCCACCCAGGACTGAAAACCTGGTTGTTAACAAGGACATGCCTCATGATCCTTTTGGTGATGTTATTAGGCCACCCTAatttggaagaagaggaagattcAGCTGGGGGATTTTTCCATAAGGAAAATGTGCTTTGGTGCAGGGCACAAGGCCCACATACTCACTTGCGAGGTACTGTGATTAAAGAATCATCGTACTTAGGATTTTTCAGAATGGATAGTGTGCAAAGATATAGAATGATTGTCAGTCTCTATATCTTCTGATCTTTTTCATGTATGTTCCTTTTGTGTAATATGCTTTATAAAAGTGAATAAGTATCCTTCACTTTCAGGCATTTTTGGATCACTGAGGAGCATCTGGGAATTACCATGTACATCATGTTCAGGGTACCATTTTGAAAAGAATTACAAGgcagtaaagtaaaataaatcctaaaatgaATACTCTTTATCTGATCATTTAGTAGGGAGTTTAGGATCTTATAGAGCATCAGAGTCATTTTAAGGATCATTTAGTAGGGAGTTTAGGATCTTACAGACCTTCAGAGTCATTTTAAGGGTAGTAATAATTGTACTTTTGGACTTGGGAAGCGTAGTTAAGAGAAACTTCTTACGATAAAAACATGACAAATTAGACTTcacatatatatgcttatatataaatatgtaacattaaaatcataaaatgtaggaatcttttataataaattttttaaaatttctctgattctttttttttaattaaaaaattttttttgaatgtttacttttgagagagagagagagtgagagacagagcatgaatgggggaggggcagagagagagggagacacagaatccgaagcaggctccaggctcaagcccgacacagtgctcgaactcagagccatgagatcatgacctgagccgaaatcggacgctcaaccgactgagcaacccaggcgccccaaaatttctctgattcttaaggCCTGACAGCAATGACTACTATCTTCCTTATCTGACTGGCCAGCAAtaaaaaagggataaaaataattctattgcTGGGTGATTAACAAAGGAAATTGTTGTAATGTTAGGAGATCTGAAAGGTCAATGGCAGCTTCTTAGAAATTCAGAATCTCAGGCCCTACCCTAGACCTACTGGATTAGAATCTA includes:
- the CNGA1 gene encoding cGMP-gated cation channel alpha-1, which encodes MKKNIINTRFSFINVPNVIVPDIEKEIRRMENGACSSFSDDDDDDDSASMFEESENETPHAGDSFRNNSRRRGPTQREHYLPGTIALFNVNNSSNKEQEPKEKKKKKKEKKSKSDDKNVNKKDSEKKKKKEKEKEKKKKEEKGKDKKEEEKKEVTVIDPSGNIYYNWLFCITLPVMYNWTMIIARACFDELQSDYLEYWLIFDYLSDIVYLLDMFVRTRTGYLEQGLLVKEEVKLIEKYKSNLQFKLDFISLIPTDLLYFKLGWNYPEIRLNRLLRISRMFEFFQRTETRTNYPNIFRISNLVMYIVIIIHWNACVYFSISKAIGFGNDTWVYPDVNDPEFGRLARKYVYSLYWSTLTLTTIGETPPPVRDSEFVFVVVDFLIGVLIFATIVGNIGSMISNMNAARAEFQARIDAIKQYMHFRNVSKDMEKRVIKWFDYLWTNQKTVDEREVLKYLPDKLRAEIAINVHLDTLKKVRIFADCEAGLLVELVLKLQPQVYSPGDYICKKGDIGREMYIIKEGKLAVVADDGITQFVVLSDGSYFGEISILNIKGSKAGNRRTANIKSIGYSDLFCLSKDDLMEALTEYPDAKTMLEEKGRQILMKDGLLDINVANAGSDPKDLEEKVTRMEGSVDLLQTRFARILAEYESMQQKLKQRLTKVERFLKPLIDTEFSALEGSGVESGPMDSTQD